The sequence CTCAATCTTTTCTTTTGACTATCCTTTAGACTTTGTTAATTTGTTATATATTAGCATCAGCACCGTTGCCAGTAAACCTATTCCGCTCATGACGAGAAAAATCATCTGAGGATTGTCGATTTCTTTTGTAAAAAGCTGATAGATCCATCCGCCGAACGTACCGCCGAATCCCCACGCCAGCGCAATCGGCAAAAAGGCATATCCCTGAAATAACGCTTCCTGACCTTTGGGCGCCAGGTCGGCTATATATTCGTAAAATCGAGGAGCCTGTGTCTGTTCGCCAATCGAAAAGAGGAATATGCCGAAAACGATTAAAGGTATACTCGCCGCTACCTCGCCTCCGAAAAGATTAATCGTAGCTCCGTTTGTAACCGGCAGCGCAAAATACCAGATTAACCATGTAAAAGTCGCCAGCGCGAAACCGATAACAATTGCAGTTTGAGTCGATATCTTTTTTGTTAGACGATTTACGGGTATCTGAAATAAAATTATTGTCCATGCGCCCGTAGATAATATCAATTCTATCGGTGTGTCGAGCGAAATAAAGTCGGAAATATAAAACGGGATTATTATAAAAAATTGCCAGAAAAGCACCCAGTAGAGTCCGAATATCAGCAAAAACGACATAAATCGTAAGTTTGTGAGCACTTTTATCAAATTGCTGAATACGGTTTTTAAGTCCTGAGAATCGGAATTTTGAACCGGATTTTTATAAAAAAATTGCGTTACGAAAAACATCATGGCGCAACTGATAGCCGAGACGAGATAGACGAACTCAATACCGAAGTAATCTCTTACAAGATAAGCCAGAAGGGGACCGATGGCTGCGCCGATATTGACGAGCCAGTAATAGATAGCGTATCCGAGCGATTTTGTTTCTTCGTTGGTCGAAAGCGCTACGGTGCCCAGTACGCTCGGCTTGATAAACGAGCCTCCAAGCGCCGTGAAAATCAATATGACTGTAAGGAACGGAAACAGGAGCGATTCGGGAATCAAACCTGAAAAAGTTTTCATTCCTGTGGCGCCGATTAGAAAATAACCGACTGCAAGAACTCCGAATGCGAACGAAAAGGCTTTTTTGAATCCCGTTTTATCTGCAATTGCGCCGGCAAAAATCGGCAGCAGGTAAATCAGTCCGCCGAATATCGACGATAGCTGTCCGGCTTCTACTTCCGTAAATTTGAGATGGTCGCGCAGGAATATGCTTAAAATGGTAGCCTGACCGTAATATGCCAGTCTTTCGAACAGCTCCATTCCGTTGGCTACCCAAAATGAAGATTTGAAATTCGTTTTTAGTTTTTGAATGTTTTCGGATAATCTCATTTCCGCACCGTAAAATTAATGGATAGAAAACAGTTAAGATTGATTTCCGTCTCTAATTACTTTTTTCATTCTCATAAATTAGCTCGATTAATATAGCAAAAAAAATCTAACCTTCGCTAAAAAGATTCGATAAGCTTTAGAGTCGCACAACAAATGTAACGAAGGCATTCAAAGCTTACCGTCCGGCATGAAAAATCCGGAATGGAAAACGCAAATAATTTTCAAAAATAAATTTTCAGTTTAGTTATTCAATTCATATTTGTTTAATTTTATCCAAATAATTTTGAGGAGTTTTTATGAAAGTGCCGCTTTTGGATTTAAAACCGCAATACCAATCGATCAAAGAAGAAATCGACCGAGCGATTATGAAGGTAGTCGAATCGCAATACTTTATATTGGGACCCGAAGTCGAAGCGTTGGAAAAGGAAATATGCGATTATACGGGAGCAAAATACGCCGTCGGGGTTTCCTCTGGAACCGACGCTCTTTTGCTCAGCTTAATGGCGCTCGGAATAAAAAGCGGAGACGAAGTTATCCTGCCTACGTATTCGTTCTTTGCAACTGCCGGAGTCGTGGCCCGGCTCGACGCCACGCCCGTATTTACGGATATCGATCCCGTAACGTTCAATATCGACGTGAAAGAAATCGAAAAAAAGATAACGCCTAAAACCAAAGCTATAATTCCCGTGCATCTTTACGGGCAAAGCGCGGAAATGGACGAGATAATGGAAGTAGCTCGAAAGCATAACCTCTATGTGATAGAAGACGGAGCGCAGGCTATCGGCGTT comes from Melioribacter roseus P3M-2 and encodes:
- a CDS encoding MFS transporter, encoding MRLSENIQKLKTNFKSSFWVANGMELFERLAYYGQATILSIFLRDHLKFTEVEAGQLSSIFGGLIYLLPIFAGAIADKTGFKKAFSFAFGVLAVGYFLIGATGMKTFSGLIPESLLFPFLTVILIFTALGGSFIKPSVLGTVALSTNEETKSLGYAIYYWLVNIGAAIGPLLAYLVRDYFGIEFVYLVSAISCAMMFFVTQFFYKNPVQNSDSQDLKTVFSNLIKVLTNLRFMSFLLIFGLYWVLFWQFFIIIPFYISDFISLDTPIELILSTGAWTIILFQIPVNRLTKKISTQTAIVIGFALATFTWLIWYFALPVTNGATINLFGGEVAASIPLIVFGIFLFSIGEQTQAPRFYEYIADLAPKGQEALFQGYAFLPIALAWGFGGTFGGWIYQLFTKEIDNPQMIFLVMSGIGLLATVLMLIYNKLTKSKG